The sequence TCCGTGTAACAAATACGTGAGTGAAAAATTTCATGATTCTTGTAATAAGGCTACAACCGGCAAAAAACGGGAGTTTGTTTCCTGTTTAGCAAGATCTTTTCAGCAACTCCACGACACAGGCATATATCACCATGATTTAAAGGCGAATAATATCATGATTATGGAACTACCGGATACCTGGGATTTTTTTTATCTGGATCTGGACCGGGTAACTTTTCAAAAAAAAATAACCATCAAAAAAACGGTGAAAAATTTATCCCAGTTAAATGCATCTATTCCCCATTGTATTACATACACAGACAGATTACGATTTTATCGGGTGTATGCAGGCATAAATAATCTTACGAAAGAAGATAAAGAAATAGTACGGGCAATTATTCAATTAAGCATACGGCGGAAACATGTATGGAATCCAAAAACACAGATTACACAGATAAAAAATAACTAATAATGAAAAAGGTTTACTTTCTTATACAGGGATGGGACCACCCTGCAAGCAGATACAGGGTATTGCAATACCTCCCTTCTCTTCAAGAAGCACAGATAGAGACGCACGCTGCATTATTTCCGAATTCCTTCTTTCAATGGATGAAACTGTTTTCAGAACTCAAAGACTATCATACCATTTTTATCCAGAAGAAACGGCTGTGGCACTGGCAACTCTGGTATTTGAGAAGGAAGCACATCAGGATCATATACGATTTCGATGATGCCATTATGTTTAAAAGCCCGGTAGATGGCGGTGGACGGTCTTTTAAAAGACAAAGGACATTTGCCAGGATGGTACGGTACAGTGACCAGATTATAGCCGGAAATCAGTACCTGAAATCAAAAGCTATACCCTATAATAAAAATATAGATATTTTGCCAACTGCAATCGACACAAGGAAATATACGACAAAAGATTATTGCAGCAGCAAAGAAAAAATTACCATTGGCTGGATAGGAAGCAAGTCTTCTCTTCCGTTCTTAAAGGAATTAATTCCCGCCTTTGATTATGTAGCAAGCCAATACAAATCTGTAGAACTAAAGATTATTTGTAACGATTTTTTCGATTGTAATACGATGCCGGTTATAAAAAAAATGTGGGTGCTTGAAGATGAAAATGCAGATTTGCAGGATATTGATATTGGTCTGGCACCTTTGCCTGATCATGAATGGACGAAAGGTAAATGCGCTACCAAATTACTTCAATATCTCTCTGTGGGGATTCCTGCTGTCTGCTCACCGGTCGGCGTACATACGGAAATAATAAAAGAAGGGGAAAATGGTTTCTTTGCTGCCTCCGCAGAGGAATGGATCGAAAAGATTGGTCTTCTCATAAAGGACAAGGCCCTTCGGGAACGCATGGGAATGGAAGGGAAGAAAACAGTGGAATCT is a genomic window of Candidatus Brocadia sp. containing:
- a CDS encoding glycosyltransferase family 1 protein, translated to MKKVYFLIQGWDHPASRYRVLQYLPSLQEAQIETHAALFPNSFFQWMKLFSELKDYHTIFIQKKRLWHWQLWYLRRKHIRIIYDFDDAIMFKSPVDGGGRSFKRQRTFARMVRYSDQIIAGNQYLKSKAIPYNKNIDILPTAIDTRKYTTKDYCSSKEKITIGWIGSKSSLPFLKELIPAFDYVASQYKSVELKIICNDFFDCNTMPVIKKMWVLEDENADLQDIDIGLAPLPDHEWTKGKCATKLLQYLSVGIPAVCSPVGVHTEIIKEGENGFFAASAEEWIEKIGLLIKDKALRERMGMEGKKTVESAYSLKANIPKFINIIKEI